Genomic window (Pirellulales bacterium):
TGGGAGTCGATAGCCTATCTTCGGAGACGCAAGACAAGATCCGCGAGATCTATCGCGTGCATCATCATCCGCTGGAGGGCGTCGACGAAGATCCCATCGTCGCGGGCTACCGCTACCAGGCGCGCCGCGCCGGCTGGGCCGGCAATACGAAGCTCGGCGAGCAAATGCAAGCCATTGCCGATCGCATGGCGCCGCCGGCCGAGGCACCCACGCCCGATCCCGAGAATTTGCTCAACGAGAAGCCGCAGAAATAAATGACGCGGCGTGGCTGATTTTTACCGCGTCAGACTCTCGGCTATTCCGCACGGCTGGACAAGCCAACCGTCGCACCTCAAGTGTGGCATCCAGCGTGCGACACACCCAGCCGTTGCGCAATGCTCCGTGACACCTGGGACGGCGGGCACAATACGCCGCGCGTCTACGGTTCGCGCACGATCGCGTAGATCAGTTCGTCGGTCGTGCGGCCATCCTTGGTAATGGCGTTGCGCAAGCGTGCCTCGCAGGTGAAACCGGCTTTTTCCAGCACTCGCGCGCTGGCCGGATTCCAAGCGAAAACTCCGGCATACAGCCGGCAGAGATCGAACGTTGCAAAGGCATAGTCGACCGCGGCCCGCACCGCGGCGGTGGCGATGCCACGTCGCCAGTAGTCTTCGCCCAGCCAGTAGCCGATTTCGGCCGTGCGGTGGTAGACGTCGTCTTTCAGCACCAGGCCCAAGCCCCCGACCGGAGCGCCCGCGACGACGATGGCGAAGTTCCGTGGCGGGTCGTACTTGTTGGCTACGGTCAGCCAGCGATCGGCGTCGTCGGCCGTATAGGGGAACGGAAACGCGTCACGCATGTTCTGCGAGACGCGGCGGTTATTGGCCTGCGTCACCAGCGCCGCCGCATCTTCCCATTGCCAGGTGCGAAGCAGGCCATGAGAGAATTCTATGGGCATCGGTCGATTCGCTTTGGCCGGGCGGGATGACGCGATCCGTGGCAAACGCAGGTCCAAATTGCTGCGATCTCTCGGCCAGGTGGCCCAGGTCGCCGGTTCGCACCACCGGTATCTACTGGGACGCCATTTACTGGGGAAGTCAGCGGTGGCCAGCAAGACGCCGCTCAGCAAGGTACTGCTCAACAACGCCCCATTAGCACCCCGCAAAAACGCCCGCCGACGCGAAATTGCGGGTCGGTGCCGGCACTTTCAACGCGGTGGCACTGTAACAGATTTTTCGTGATTTCGCTTAGCCCTATAGACAACCTGATGCGTAGAAAAAGTTGGACATAGGAGGGCCAAGTCATGCCAGACGGAAAACGATCCAGGCGGCACAGTGCGAACAAGGCCAAGCGACTTTGGTATGCCCATTATCGCAGTCTGCGATTTCACCGCCGCTTCGGGCTTGTCGAAATCGATATAGTGCAAATATTGATCGCAGCGTAACCCCCCCCTGTCGATTGATTCAGTTGCGGACAGGGGAGCAACTATCTTGGCCCTATCTCTGTGGGTCCCCAGAACCCGTGCCCTTTTGGCACGGTAGCCGGTGTTTCGGAAGTCGATATTGCCGCGGCCTTTAGCACTTACGTCGGCCGGCGTGGACAAATTGACGTGCATTGCCCTGGGTGATTTGCTACCATCCACGCTTGTTGATGCGTTCGCACGTTCTCCGAGGTACGGGCACGATGCTGAATATCCTAGGTGGCACTCGGCATGTTTGCGGCGGCGTTTCGCGCCGCCAAATGATGCAAATCGGCGGAGCCGGGCTGTTCGGGCTGAGCCTTAGCAAGCTGTGGGCGGCCGAAGCCCAAGCGACACAGGCAGGCGCTGCTGCAACCGCGCCGCCCGCCCGGGCCAAAAGCGTCATTTTCTTGTTTCTGTTTGGCGGTCCCAGCCAGCTAGAGACCTTCGATCTGAAGCCTGCCGCCCCAGCCAAAATTCGCGGACCCTTTCAACCGATCGCGTCCAAGACTCCGGGGTTGCTGATCAGCGAGCATCTGCCGCGCGTAGCGGCCGTGAGCGACAAGCTGTGCGTTATTCGTTCGATGACGCACCCCTACAACGACCACAGCACAGCCGGGCATTACATTCAAACGGGTCATCCCTGGCACCTGCCTATAGGCGGCGGTTTTAACGCGACGGAAAAAGACTGGCCGGCGATGGGCTCGGTCGTCGAGCATGTCGACCAGCATGCGACTGGCGGCCAGCAGCGCGACATTCCCAGCTATGTCTACTTGCCCAACCGCCTGGGGCACATGCAGGAATACAGCACCAAGCTCGATCGGCCTGGCCAATACGCCGGCTGGCTGGGGCGCGGTTACGATGCATTGGCGACCGACATTCGCAAACGGGACGAGAAGGATAATCCTTTCTACCGCGATTGCACGGACGAGGACCTCGATTTCCGCATCAAGGGGCTGGCCGCGGACGGCAGCCTGTCGGTCGATCGCTTGAACCAAAGGCGGACTTTGCTCGAACAGTTCGACGACCAGCGCCGTCGCCTCGATCGCGACGCGTTCGCCACGCCCTACCAGCGCTTTCAGGAGCGGGCGTTATCGCTTGTCACGTCCGAGCGCACGCGGCAAGCACTCGATATTCGCCAAGAGCCGGCCGCATTGCGCGATCGCTATGGCCGGCACTTATTCGGGCAGTCAACGTTGCTGGCTCGGCGGCTGATCGAAGCTGGCTCGCGTTTCGTCACGGTCGCCTGGGATGCCGTCGACGGTTACGGCTGGGACTCGCACATCAACAGTGACGACGTGCGAAAATTCTTGCTGCCCGGGCTCGACTCGGGCCTATCGACGCTGGTTACCGATTTGGACGAGCGCGGTTTGCTCGACGAGACACTGGTCGTATGCGTCGGAGAAATGGGGCGCACACCGGCGGCGACTGGCAACTGGGGGCGCGGGCATTGGAGCACGCTCTTCCCAGCTGTTGTGGCCGGCGGAGGTATTCGCGGCGGCATCGCCTATGGGCAATCGGATAAAGACGCAGCGATGCCGATCCTGCACCCAACCAGCCCCGAGGATTTGGCGGCCACGATCTTTCATGCCCTGGGCATCGACCCTGAAATGCGCGTGGCCGATCCGCAGGGGCGGCCCACACCGCTGGTGGATGGCGGCAAGCCGCTACACGCCCTGTTCGGCTAACGAGCCACTTCGCAGGACTTGCCGGACGCCGCGAGCAGGCACAAGGGCCGCCATGATCGTCGGCTCGGTTGGTCCGGACGCAGCCAAACGATTGACCCTCAGGCCGTTGCG
Coding sequences:
- a CDS encoding GNAT family N-acetyltransferase — protein: MPIEFSHGLLRTWQWEDAAALVTQANNRRVSQNMRDAFPFPYTADDADRWLTVANKYDPPRNFAIVVAGAPVGGLGLVLKDDVYHRTAEIGYWLGEDYWRRGIATAAVRAAVDYAFATFDLCRLYAGVFAWNPASARVLEKAGFTCEARLRNAITKDGRTTDELIYAIVREP
- a CDS encoding DUF1501 domain-containing protein translates to MLNILGGTRHVCGGVSRRQMMQIGGAGLFGLSLSKLWAAEAQATQAGAAATAPPARAKSVIFLFLFGGPSQLETFDLKPAAPAKIRGPFQPIASKTPGLLISEHLPRVAAVSDKLCVIRSMTHPYNDHSTAGHYIQTGHPWHLPIGGGFNATEKDWPAMGSVVEHVDQHATGGQQRDIPSYVYLPNRLGHMQEYSTKLDRPGQYAGWLGRGYDALATDIRKRDEKDNPFYRDCTDEDLDFRIKGLAADGSLSVDRLNQRRTLLEQFDDQRRRLDRDAFATPYQRFQERALSLVTSERTRQALDIRQEPAALRDRYGRHLFGQSTLLARRLIEAGSRFVTVAWDAVDGYGWDSHINSDDVRKFLLPGLDSGLSTLVTDLDERGLLDETLVVCVGEMGRTPAATGNWGRGHWSTLFPAVVAGGGIRGGIAYGQSDKDAAMPILHPTSPEDLAATIFHALGIDPEMRVADPQGRPTPLVDGGKPLHALFG